The following proteins are encoded in a genomic region of Triticum dicoccoides isolate Atlit2015 ecotype Zavitan chromosome 1B, WEW_v2.0, whole genome shotgun sequence:
- the LOC119323187 gene encoding uncharacterized protein LOC119323187, with translation MPGGRGRGGGGGGGDITVHVEYLARSLMRKQEGMAAEEQHRSMATSHRLSRVPVHLRDNNANYYTPGFVAIGPLHNREDRRLRPAERLKVAYLNSLISRGHPDPAHHLTIIQEYVLVVAAREKEARAMYAGEDDVAEIPPDEFIQMMVLDGCFIIEHLINVATGHEEPSLHATPFGPAQLSVDLVLAENQMPFFLLVDLIASTKLPEFEASGHPAPVLLVKLVLYYLASEKGRDMSEELPPAEGVSHVLHLLHEMVTAARTRWEPPPSATQDTGWAQAAWRLVRRLPSMVLVPLLYRIVPESRRRRVWEDVPSASDLKRMRVKFKKASRRVGTTPVADIALLMGPVPLAVKLTEDGQLQLPQLLLEARTAPLLLNLMAFEQSWRVKQEVSPYAAFMAKLVQTAEDAGLLAAAKVLQHGNESMDEVAKLFRMLGVASEAGAKLETSYLSVTLEELRRLSQSWADVERHYFTLLAELLALVTFVSGISTIVQTYAAFKYH, from the coding sequence ATGCCCGGCGGCCGTGGccgtggcggtggtggcggcggcggcgacatcacGGTGCACGTTGAATATCTGGCGCGCAGCCTGATGCGGAAGCAGGAGGGCATGGCGGCGGAGGAGCAGCACCGGTCCATGGCGACCAGCCACCGGCTGTCCCGCGTCCCCGTCCACCTCCGCGACAACAACGCCAACTATTACACGCCGGGGTTCGTCGCCATCGGCCCGCTCCACAACCGTGAGGATCGGCGCCTCCGCCCCGCCGAGCGGCTCAAGGTGGCGTACCTCAACAGCCTCATCTCGCGGGGCCACCCCGACCCGGCGCACCACCTCACCATCATCCAGGAGTACGTCCTCGTCGTCGCCGCCCGCGAGAAGGAGGCCCGGGCAATGTACGCTGGGGAGGACGACGTCGCAGAGATTCCCCCCGATGAGTTCATCCAGATGATGGTGCTCGACGGCTGCTTCATTATCGAGCACCTCATCAACGTCGCCACGGGCCACGAGGAGCCGTCGCTGCACGCCACGCCCTTCGGCCCCGCGCAGCTCTCCGTCGATCTCGTCCTCGCCGAGAACCagatgcccttcttcctcctcgttgATCTCATCGCCAGCACCAAGCTGCCGGAGTTCGAGgcttccggccaccccgcgccggtGCTGCTCGTGAAGCTCGTGCTGTACTACCTTGCCAGCGAGAAGGGCCGCGACATGAGCGAGGAGCTGCCGCCGGCGGAGGGGGTCTCCCACGTCCTGCACCTGCTCCACGAGATGGTCACCGCGGCGCGGACCCGGTGGGAGCCGCCGCCCAGCGCCACCCAGGACACCGGATGGGCGCAGGCGGCATGGCGGCTGGTGCGCCGTCTACCGTCGATGGTTCTGGTGCCGCTGCTGTACCGGATTGTCCCCGAGAGCCGCAGGAGGCGTGTGTGGGAGGACGTGCCGTCGGCAAGCGACCTGAAGAGGATGCGGGTGAAGTTCAAGAAGGCGTCCCGCAGAGTGGGGACCACGCCAGTCGCCGACATCGCTTTGCTGATGGGCCCGGTCCCTCTGGCCGTGAAGCTAACGGAGGATGGCCAGCTGCAGCTGCCGCAGCTGTTGCTCGAGGCCCGGACGGCGCCACTGTTGCTGAACCTGATGGCGTTCGAGCAGTCTTGGCGGGTCAAGCAGGAGGTGTCGCCGTACGCAGCCTTCATGGCCAAGTTGGTGCAGACAGCGGAGGATGCGGGTCTTCTGGCGGCGGCAAAGGTGTTGCAGCACGGCAACGAGAGCATGGATGAAGTGGCCAAGCTGTTCCGGATGCTGGGCGTGGCGAGCGAGGCGGGCGCCAAGCTAGAAACGAGCTACCTAAGCGTGACGCTTGAGGAGCTGAGACGGCTCAGCCAGAGCTGGGCCGACGTGGAACGCCACTACTTCACCTTGCTCGCCGAGTTGCTGGCCTTGGTCACCTTTGTCTCTGGTATCTCTACCATAGTCCAGACCTACGCAGCCTTTAAGTATCATTGA